A stretch of Lactuca sativa cultivar Salinas chromosome 6, Lsat_Salinas_v11, whole genome shotgun sequence DNA encodes these proteins:
- the LOC128126626 gene encoding uncharacterized mitochondrial protein ymf1-like encodes MPFGRRLLQRESLLRVSGEERSPKILISFHSSGSTSNQWRKLKNPWFPGRTLFRPSCFRTGKKKRFFAQLAHSAGPTCISYLVEEASDRLEFLPSWDSMYQDLLLLYGQYRSTLVDHMDVEKASHFDELETSLFHFYLPSSYLCFVCSPEEFGLFNLGIPPK; translated from the coding sequence ATGCCATTCGGAAGAAGACTTCTACAGAGGGAAAGCCTGTTACGAGTAAGTGGAGAGGAAAGATCTCCAAAGATTCTTATCTCATTCCATTCCAGTGGCTCAACTAGTAACCAATGGCGAAAACTAAAAAATCCATGGTTTCCCGGTAGAACCCTATTTCGCCCAAGTTGTTTCAGAACCGGAAAAAAGAAGCGGTTTTTCGCACAGCTTGCGCATAGTGCAGGTCCCACTTGTATATCGTATTTGGTCGAAGAAGCATCGGACAGGTTGGAGTTCTTACCTTCTTGGGATTCCATGTACCAAGATCTGCTTTTATTATATGGGCAATACCGATCTACTTTAGTAGATCATATGGATGTAGAAAAAGCTTCTCATTTTGATGAATTGGAAACATCTCTTTTCCATTTCTATTTACCCAGTTCATATCTTTGTTTCGTGTGTTCCCCGGAGGAATTCGGTCTCTTCAATCTCGGGATACCACCTAAATAA
- the LOC128126712 gene encoding probable cytochrome c biosynthesis protein: MGFGLCRSKMMNGIVALHSPPMRKDDAEKNGRLFCSAACVGSRRTSKLFTLKLKHKGAKGYPALLLRSNRSLLMLLRRRFAFSSLWTGALVDTGREQAKRVVRNGKKETTTSLLCWIADANTVVSDQDQEPIRILILTCRWFLTVGILPGSWWAHHELGRGGWWFRDPVENASFMPRVLATARIHSVILPLLHSWTSFLNIVTLPCCVSGTSSIRSGLLAPVHNFATDDTRGIFLWWFFLLMTSISMIIFSQTKQQASVCRTYKKEMVVARSTLVHLRHSARVQPRPVML; the protein is encoded by the coding sequence ATGGGCTTTGGCTTATGTAGATCAAAAATGATGAATGGGATTGTGGCACTCCACTCGCCGCCAATGCGGAAGGATGACGCCGAAAAGAATGGAAGGCTCTTTTGCTCTGCTGCATGCGTCGGATCCCGTAGAACAAGCAAGCTCTTTACCCTAAAATTAAAACATAAGGGCGCAAAAGGCTATCCTGCTCTATTGTTACGTAGCAATAGAAGCCTGCTTATGTTGCTTCGGCGGCGTTTCGCCTTCTCTTCGCTCTGGACAGGAGCGCTAGTGGACACGGGGAGGGAGCAGGCGAAGCGTGTCGTTCGTAATGGAAAGAAAGAGACCACTACTTCGCTTCTTTGTTGGATCGCCGACGCGAACACAGTGGTCTCTGACCAGGACCAGGAACCAATTCGAATTTTGATCTTGACATGTCGGTGGTTTTTAACCGTAGGCATTTTGCCAGGAAGTTGGTGGGCTCATCATGAATTAGGTCGGGGTGGCTGGTGGTTTCGGGATCCCGTGGAAAATGCTTCTTTTATGCCTCGGGTATTAGCTACAGCTCGTATTCATTCAGTAATTCTACCCCTTCTTCATTCTTGGACCTCGTTTCTGAATATTGTGACTCTTCCATGCTGTGTCTCAGGAACCTCTTCAATACGGTCCGGATTGCTAGCTCCCGTTCATAATTTTGCTACAGATGATACACGAGGAATCTTTTTATGGTGGTTCTTCCTTCTAATGACCAGCATATCTATGATTATTTTCTCCCAGACGAAGCAGCAGGCATCGGTCTGTAGAACCTATAAAAAAGAGATGGTTGTGGCGCGAAGTACTCTTGTGCACCTACGTCACTCGGCTCGCGTGCAACCCCGCCCCGTTATGTTATAG